GCCGTCCTCTTCCTCGGTGGCCTGCGAATCGTCCACGACACCTCGCACCTCCGCGCGTTGCTCGCAGGTGCGCTCCCGGCGGCTATCGTGTTCGGCTACGCCTTCCGTGGCTTCGCCGCGCTGTCGGCACTCGCCACGCAGTTTGGCTTGTTCTGAGAGCAGACGAATTGCTGGCACGGAACGAATTAGGAACGGACTCGGTAGCGCCCCCGGCAGTCGCATCGGACCCGGACCGAATCCCGAAAAATCTACTTTTGCTGAATCGTTGGAGGTCGAAGACGTGCTGAAGGTGACGCTGACGCCGAATTGAGTTTTTCACCGTTTGGTTTTCGACTCGCTGTCGCTCTCGGCAATCTTTTTCCACAACTGCTCACAGTCTCTCCGTGCCGACGACGCCCGCAGAGTCGTCCATCGTCACCCGGAGTTCGTCGCCGTCGAGTTCGACATCGACGCGAACCCGAGTCGGCGACTCGGAGACGACTGTGGTCTCGTTTTCCGGGAAGTCAATCGTCCAGTAGGGCCGCTCCGAGAAGTCGATTCCGTGGTCGTGGTAGAACGCCACGACTGCGGGATGGGTGAGCGCCAGAAAAGCAGGTGGACCGCCGAGTCGCTGACCACAGCGGGAACAGTCGCCGACGTACAGTTTCTCGACTCCCTCGACACCTTCGGCAGTCGTCAACTCCGTCTCGAGCGGACCGTAGCACGTCGAACAGACGCCCATCGTCACGAACTCGGCGTCCCGACGCATTTCGAGCGAGGTGAGCGCGAGCAACTCGTCGGACGCGCGCTCGGCGGCGGTTCCCGGTGGTAGTTCCTGTGTGAACGAGTGGTCGTTCGGGCAGGTGATTCGAACCGTCCCGTCTTCGAACGACCCTTCCTGCGATTCGGCACAGAACGGACAGTCGGACTCGATAACAATCTCGCGTCTGTCTCTGGTTTCGTACGCTCCGGCCAGTAGCGTCGCCACGACGAAGTGGCCCTGATACGTGAGGCGGTACGATCCGTCTTCCTTCTGCACGAACCGACCCACGAGTTTGTCGAGGTGATAGTTGAAGTTCGAGGTGTCGTCGATACCGGCCGCCTTCCGAACTTCGGCGAACGTCGGCCACTCTTCGGGGTGGCGACACCTGTACTCGGCCAGCGATCGCAGGATAGCGAGTCGGGTCTCGTTGCCGACCAACTCGAAGACTGACGCGTCGGCGTCCATAGTTGGCGCTCTGGTGGGGCACACAAATTCGTTTCCAATTCCAGTCAGATTACGCACAATAACGGCCTACCGGAAATGATTATCTGCGTACCATTCGAAGCACCGAACATGAAGTTCGTTCGAGAACACCCGGTTGCGACGTTCTTCGCACTCGCGCTGGCGCTCTCGTGGGCGCTCTGGATTCCGGGGTTTCTGTTGCTGTCCGGTGACGTTTCGACGGCCCTCGTGATAGTTGGGTCCTTCGGCCCTGCGGTAGCAGGTGTCATTTTAACGAAAGCGCGCGGTCGAAGCGTTCGCACGTGGCTCCGCGAGATGGCACGGTTCCGCGTCGGAGCCAGATGGTGGGCTGTCGCCGTCGGGGTACCGGTCGGAATCACTGTCGTGAGTACGGTCGTCTACGCGACGTGGGTCGGACCGCTCGACCTTTCGACGCTCTCACGGCGCGTTCCGATGTGGCTGGTCGGTTTCCTCGTCATTTCTCTCGTCGGCGGTGGCAACGAGGAACCCGGCTGGCGCGGGTACGCACTGCCGAACCTCCAGCGACGATACAGCGCGCTGACTGCCAGCATCATCATCGGTCTCGTCTGGGCACTCTGGCACCTTCCGCTGTTCGTCCTTCCAAGCGGCCTATACGCCGGAAAACCGTTCTCGCTCTACGCGCCGATGGTCGTCACGTTCTCCGTCCTCACGACGTGGGTCTACAACAGTACCGAGGGGAGCGTCCCCGTCCTGATGGTTCTGCACGCGGGGTTCAATTCGATGGGTGCGCTCGTCCCGGTACCACTCTCGAATCAAGGTTCCGGAACCATGGCCAGTTGGAACGTCGCAGTGGTACTCGGCTGTGGTGTGCTTCTCGCGCTTGTAGTCGTCCTCTACTACGGTCCCGAGACGCTCTCGAAGGGTGAGAAGCCGACAGCAGGCGCCGTCGAGCGCAGTTCGACCGAAAACGGTCGAGAACTCGGCGAACCCGCAGACGACTGAAACGAATCGACTACAGACGACCCGTTCTCGCCTACTTATAAGGGCACCTCCGACGTACCCCACTGCATGCTCAACCTCATCATCGACGACTTCATGGTCGAGCTGAAGGACGGCGCAATCAAGAACGTCGGCCCCTCGAACAAGTCCGGCACCGCGAAGCTGTTCGACGTGGAGACGGCCGAAGCGCGGGAGTTCGGCGACAAGCGCGTCAAAATCGTCTGCGAGGACGACCAGGGAAACGAGGTGCAGGTCGCACTCTTCCCCGAACAGGTCCGCGAGATTGCGGACGACATCGAGGCGATGGAAGACGACAGTCCCGTCTTCGAGTGACCGGCCCCGCGTTCGAGTAACCGGTCCGTCTTCGAGCGACCAGTCTCAGATTCGAGTAGCTCCCCGAGATTCGGCTAGTCTCCCCAACAATTCGTCCGCTAGTAGGGGGTGAATGTTCAAGGGGCTCCGCGCCGTGCATTCTTGGGAAATGGTTTCACCAGACGGTCCGAACGATTCGCGCGAATCGGAGTCCCCACAGAAGGCCGACCACTATCGCCACGACGACGGCACCGACGAAATCGTCTTCGCCGTCGAAGAGGGTCGGGTCCTCACTATCCGTGAGTATCCCGATACCGACGCGTTCGAGCGGGCTATTTCGGACGCAGAGCACGTCGGAACGCACGACGGCGTAGCGGGACTCCCGGGTGCCGATGCGTTCGCCGACGACCAGTAACCGACAAGGGAGTTTCGACAACAGTTTTAGGCCGGGGCTATTTTCCTCGCGTATAAGATGGGTTCGTGTATCATCTGTGGGACCCCTGCCGACGGCGCAATCTGCGCCAGTCACGAGCAGGACGTCCTCTTCGAATTTACCGGTAATTCGCCCCAGCAGCTTACGTCTGGTCGGTATTACAAAGGTACAGTAGACGGATTCGCCGAGTTCGGCGTCTTCGTAAACATCGGTTCGCGCGTCACTGGTCTCCTCCACCGTAGCGAACTCGACCAACGCCTCGACTCCCTCGATTGGGACGAAGGGCAGGAGGTCTACGTGCAGGTCACCGACGTGCGCGACAACGGCAACGTGGACCTCGGCTGGTCCATTCGCCAGTCCGAACGCGAGTTCCGCGGCCAACTCCTCGACGACCCCGAGCGCGGTGCAGTTCTCATCGAGGACGACGAAGACGAGGAGAGCGAAGCCGAGAACGACGCGACGAGCGACACGTCGGCCACCGAAGAATCGACCGACGACAGCGACTCCGAGAACACCGAACAGCAAGCCACCACGGACGGTGCGGGTGCCGGAGCCGCTGCTCGACAGGAGACCGAATCGACCCAGCAGTCCGAATCGACCACCGAATTCGAACGCGTCGAAATCGAGACGCTTAACGACCACGTCGGCGACGACGTGCGCATCGAGGGCGAAGTCGTCGGCGCGCGCCAGACCAGCGGCCCCACCATCTTCGAGGTCCGCGACGAGTCGGCGACGGTCGATTGTGCGGCCTTCGTGGAAGCGGGCGTTCGCGCCTACCCCGAAGTCGAGACAGGCGACTTCGTCCAACTCGACGGCGAGGTCGAACTCCGCCACAACGAGTTGCAGGTCGAGACGGAAGACCTGACGAAACTCGAAGGCGAGGACCGCGCGACTGTAGAAGGTCGCCTCGAAGCCGCGCTCGCCAGCGAGGCCCGACCGGACGACGTTGACCTGCTGGCCGACCACGACGCGGTCACCGCAGTCCACACCGAAATCCGCGACGCCGCCGAGACGATTCGACGCGCCGTCATGGAGTCGCGGCCGGTCATCGTCCGCCACGACGCCACCGCAGACGGCTACGCCGCCGGTGCCGCCATCGAGCGCGCGGTCCTGCCGCTCGTTCGTGACGAACACGCAAAGAGCGACGCCGAGTACCACTTCTTCGACCGCCGCCCGCTGGAAGACGGTCACTACGACATGGGCGACGCGACGAAGGACGTGACGACGATGCTCGACAACCGCGAGCGCCACGACGAGAAACTGCCGCTGTTCGTCGTCGTCAACGCGGGCAGCACCGTCGAATCCAAAGACGGTCTCG
The sequence above is a segment of the Halorussus halophilus genome. Coding sequences within it:
- a CDS encoding winged helix-turn-helix domain-containing protein, whose amino-acid sequence is MDADASVFELVGNETRLAILRSLAEYRCRHPEEWPTFAEVRKAAGIDDTSNFNYHLDKLVGRFVQKEDGSYRLTYQGHFVVATLLAGAYETRDRREIVIESDCPFCAESQEGSFEDGTVRITCPNDHSFTQELPPGTAAERASDELLALTSLEMRRDAEFVTMGVCSTCYGPLETELTTAEGVEGVEKLYVGDCSRCGQRLGGPPAFLALTHPAVVAFYHDHGIDFSERPYWTIDFPENETTVVSESPTRVRVDVELDGDELRVTMDDSAGVVGTERL
- a CDS encoding CPBP family intramembrane glutamic endopeptidase encodes the protein MKFVREHPVATFFALALALSWALWIPGFLLLSGDVSTALVIVGSFGPAVAGVILTKARGRSVRTWLREMARFRVGARWWAVAVGVPVGITVVSTVVYATWVGPLDLSTLSRRVPMWLVGFLVISLVGGGNEEPGWRGYALPNLQRRYSALTASIIIGLVWALWHLPLFVLPSGLYAGKPFSLYAPMVVTFSVLTTWVYNSTEGSVPVLMVLHAGFNSMGALVPVPLSNQGSGTMASWNVAVVLGCGVLLALVVVLYYGPETLSKGEKPTAGAVERSSTENGRELGEPADD
- a CDS encoding DHH family phosphoesterase — encoded protein: MGSCIICGTPADGAICASHEQDVLFEFTGNSPQQLTSGRYYKGTVDGFAEFGVFVNIGSRVTGLLHRSELDQRLDSLDWDEGQEVYVQVTDVRDNGNVDLGWSIRQSEREFRGQLLDDPERGAVLIEDDEDEESEAENDATSDTSATEESTDDSDSENTEQQATTDGAGAGAAARQETESTQQSESTTEFERVEIETLNDHVGDDVRIEGEVVGARQTSGPTIFEVRDESATVDCAAFVEAGVRAYPEVETGDFVQLDGEVELRHNELQVETEDLTKLEGEDRATVEGRLEAALASEARPDDVDLLADHDAVTAVHTEIRDAAETIRRAVMESRPVIVRHDATADGYAAGAAIERAVLPLVRDEHAKSDAEYHFFDRRPLEDGHYDMGDATKDVTTMLDNRERHDEKLPLFVVVNAGSTVESKDGLELLDIYDAPRVVVDAQYPDEEVAELADVTVNPYLADAEGSELTGGVLGANLAAHVNTDVREDVSHLPAVSYWEDAPTVYTDLADEVGYEAEHTDALREAVALEAFYQSYEDKRELITDLLFEHGKRDLAEHVSGQFREKLETEVETAEPNLSIRGSNDVSFTVLDTEAFTHRFDFPPVGLLLDTIHRRELGAEAAPGDTHVTIGLGEDELHIRSDGRVDARDVAADAKDEVSDAGINATGTRDGSIEFLSGERDAVVDAVVSAISDRL